From Sphingobium sp. WTD-1, a single genomic window includes:
- a CDS encoding RNA polymerase sigma factor — MSLELSACTDGELAALTLAGRQAAFAEIMRRHQEPVYRLIRAHIGDAEEALDLTQECFASAFQNLPRYDGDRPLAAWLARVAINKSRDWHRRRRIRQILSFASSLPPETMESEWDEAPGADAVTFDRAELVRLSRAVSELPATLKETLLLRTVEGLSEAETAAALGISGKAVEMRLRRARAKLSKIFDFA; from the coding sequence GTGAGTCTTGAACTTTCGGCCTGCACGGACGGCGAACTCGCCGCCTTGACGCTCGCTGGACGTCAGGCCGCCTTCGCCGAGATCATGCGCCGGCACCAGGAGCCAGTCTACCGCCTGATCCGTGCACATATCGGTGACGCTGAAGAGGCGCTTGACCTCACTCAGGAATGCTTCGCGTCCGCCTTTCAGAACCTGCCAAGATATGACGGAGATCGGCCGCTCGCTGCGTGGCTGGCCCGCGTGGCGATCAACAAGAGCCGCGACTGGCATCGGCGGCGGCGCATACGCCAGATATTATCGTTCGCTTCTTCGCTGCCGCCCGAGACGATGGAAAGTGAGTGGGACGAGGCGCCAGGCGCCGACGCGGTAACCTTCGACCGCGCGGAACTAGTCCGGCTTTCGCGCGCGGTGTCCGAGCTGCCGGCAACGCTCAAGGAGACGCTCTTGCTGCGGACCGTGGAAGGCTTGTCCGAAGCGGAGACCGCAGCCGCGCTGGGGATCAGCGGCAAGGCCGTAGAGATGCGGCTCCGGCGCGCGCGCGCGAAGTTGTCGAAAATTTTCGACTTCGCATGA
- a CDS encoding DUF411 domain-containing protein, which translates to MKTALRSALTAAALLVPVAVSAATPIVMHRDPGCGCCAKWAAQVQRQLGRQVRVVDDSNRPALQKRAGVPADVSSCHTAIADGMAFEGHVPIADMKRALATRPKGVRGLAVGGMPLGSPGMEVPGVKTQAYDVVAFGPGGRRLFARHGS; encoded by the coding sequence ATGAAGACAGCTTTACGATCCGCGCTTACTGCCGCAGCCTTGTTGGTTCCGGTTGCCGTCAGCGCGGCCACCCCGATCGTTATGCACCGCGATCCCGGCTGCGGCTGTTGCGCCAAGTGGGCAGCGCAGGTGCAGCGGCAGCTCGGGCGCCAGGTGCGCGTCGTCGATGATTCCAATCGCCCGGCGCTGCAGAAGCGCGCGGGGGTCCCTGCGGACGTCTCGTCCTGCCACACAGCAATCGCCGATGGCATGGCTTTCGAGGGCCACGTGCCGATTGCCGATATGAAGCGGGCTCTCGCGACCCGGCCCAAGGGTGTGCGAGGCCTCGCGGTCGGCGGTATGCCGCTCGGCTCGCCGGGAATGGAAGTGCCGGGCGTCAAGACGCAGGCCTATGACGTGGTCGCCTTCGGTCCCGGCGGGCGCCGCCTGTTCGCGCGCCACGGCAGCTGA
- a CDS encoding copper resistance protein B, with the protein MQPKFLLIAGGAALALASPVAAQMDHSNMPGMKMPPPKTPAAKKPVAKKPAATKPAARKESAKPAARSTPRAKAGSAARPAASRSAKPPAPGAVVADPHAGHDMTAMPGMTTPGANPNPGAGHDMSAMPDTSGGAAPGQPGAMQGMDHGSGAMQGMAGHDMGSMPPSATGMTMVGTNLPAGNAPPPPIPTDRAADQVYSAAAMAHSQQHLQMHGGQNFSQVIFNLAEYQVRDGRDAYRWDGGAWYGGDINRLVLKTEGEGNFGRSLERAELQALYARAIGPFTDFQAGIRYDFKPNPSRVYATVGFESLAPGFFDVEGALFLSSKGDVLGRVEGYYDQRITQRLILQPRLEAEFAAQDVPEDRIGSGLSDLELGLRLRYEVKREFAPYIGVSYERRVGRSARFAREDGEDASSTSLVLGIRTWF; encoded by the coding sequence ATGCAGCCTAAGTTCCTCTTGATCGCTGGCGGCGCGGCACTTGCCCTCGCAAGTCCGGTGGCCGCGCAGATGGACCATTCCAACATGCCCGGCATGAAGATGCCGCCGCCAAAGACGCCAGCGGCGAAAAAGCCTGTCGCCAAGAAGCCCGCAGCAACCAAGCCTGCCGCGCGCAAGGAGTCCGCGAAGCCTGCCGCCAGGTCGACACCGCGCGCGAAGGCGGGATCGGCGGCCAGGCCCGCCGCAAGTCGGTCCGCCAAGCCGCCGGCCCCTGGAGCGGTCGTTGCCGATCCTCACGCCGGTCATGACATGACGGCCATGCCGGGCATGACTACGCCTGGAGCCAACCCCAATCCTGGTGCCGGGCACGACATGTCGGCGATGCCAGATACCTCCGGCGGTGCCGCCCCCGGCCAGCCAGGTGCCATGCAGGGCATGGACCATGGTTCGGGCGCTATGCAAGGCATGGCGGGTCATGACATGGGAAGCATGCCTCCTTCGGCGACCGGCATGACGATGGTCGGGACCAACCTGCCGGCCGGCAACGCTCCGCCGCCGCCGATCCCGACGGATCGGGCCGCGGACCAAGTCTACTCTGCCGCCGCCATGGCGCATTCGCAGCAGCATCTGCAGATGCACGGGGGGCAGAATTTCTCGCAGGTCATATTTAATCTGGCCGAATACCAGGTCCGCGACGGTCGCGACGCCTATCGATGGGATGGCGGTGCCTGGTACGGTGGCGACATTAATCGCCTGGTTCTTAAAACCGAAGGCGAAGGGAACTTTGGGAGAAGCCTGGAAAGGGCGGAGCTGCAGGCGCTCTATGCACGGGCGATCGGACCCTTCACCGACTTCCAGGCCGGGATTCGTTACGACTTCAAGCCCAACCCCTCCCGTGTCTACGCTACGGTTGGGTTCGAGAGCCTGGCCCCAGGCTTTTTCGATGTGGAGGGCGCACTGTTCTTGTCTAGCAAGGGTGACGTGCTCGGCCGCGTTGAAGGGTATTACGATCAGCGTATCACCCAGCGCCTGATCCTCCAGCCTCGTCTCGAAGCGGAATTTGCGGCGCAAGACGTTCCGGAAGACCGGATCGGCTCGGGCTTGTCGGACCTCGAGCTTGGCTTGCGGCTGCGCTACGAGGTGAAGCGCGAGTTTGCCCCTTATATCGGTGTTTCATACGAGCGCAGAGTGGGCCGCTCTGCTCGTTTTGCACGCGAGGACGGCGAGGATGCGTCATCGACCAGCCTTGTTCTGGGCATTCGCACATGGTTTTGA
- a CDS encoding four-helix bundle copper-binding protein: MHHMQEMIATHPDVKGNTNDALIRCIEECYSCAQICTSCADACLAEEMVAQLRQCIRLNLDCADICLAAGSLGTRRTGSNEQALVAALQACAIACGLCAEECEKHASTHEHCRICAEHCHRCEQACSEAVQSIR; the protein is encoded by the coding sequence ATGCACCACATGCAAGAGATGATCGCCACGCATCCGGACGTGAAGGGAAACACGAACGACGCACTGATCCGCTGTATTGAGGAGTGCTACTCATGTGCTCAGATCTGCACGTCGTGCGCTGATGCCTGTCTGGCGGAAGAGATGGTCGCGCAGCTTCGCCAGTGCATTCGTCTGAACCTCGACTGCGCCGACATCTGCCTGGCGGCAGGTTCTCTCGGCACCCGCCGCACCGGCAGCAATGAGCAAGCGCTGGTCGCGGCTCTTCAAGCCTGCGCCATCGCCTGCGGGCTGTGCGCGGAGGAATGCGAGAAGCATGCGAGCACGCACGAGCATTGCCGCATCTGCGCTGAACACTGCCATCGCTGCGAGCAGGCCTGCAGCGAAGCAGTTCAGTCGATCCGCTGA
- a CDS encoding DUF305 domain-containing protein, with amino-acid sequence MFKTLTALALAAMAASPALAQQQMQGMDHSKMQGMNHDNMPGMNTPFMPAEMAMHEKMMRAKGANANETWARKMIEHHRGAIAMSQIVLREAPDAKTRQMAQKSIAEQNKSIGELQAMLRSMSKRPQ; translated from the coding sequence ATGTTTAAGACACTTACAGCTCTGGCTCTGGCGGCGATGGCAGCGAGCCCGGCTTTGGCTCAGCAGCAGATGCAAGGCATGGACCACTCGAAAATGCAGGGCATGAACCACGACAACATGCCTGGCATGAACACGCCCTTCATGCCCGCCGAGATGGCGATGCACGAGAAGATGATGAGGGCCAAAGGCGCCAATGCAAATGAGACGTGGGCCCGCAAGATGATCGAGCATCACCGCGGTGCGATTGCCATGTCGCAGATCGTTCTCCGCGAGGCGCCCGATGCGAAGACCCGGCAAATGGCTCAGAAGTCTATTGCCGAGCAAAACAAGAGCATCGGTGAACTCCAGGCGATGCTCCGGTCGATGAGCAAGCGACCTCAGTGA
- a CDS encoding DUF2231 domain-containing protein: MGFTKGFGRVRQTGIDEHETRGWVMRGKRSGAFALLLAVAMSVSTSAAAHEDHDALGAGPGANSAVETQKKDGADAGDGHMGMGSMSTVDMNMGGRDIAGDDMDMGGMHEETANKNKSFGERLVSWLGRLHTMVIHFPIALFIGAFGVELFGLWRRNRDYQHVAHIMLVVGALGAIAAAFLGWFAGGFYLTDRNPILMTHRWLGTLIAVFGVALAWMPARHRKVPERSRTLYWVVLGLMTLAISIQGFLGGTFMHGGIYHLAF; encoded by the coding sequence ATGGGTTTCACGAAAGGATTTGGCCGGGTGAGGCAAACGGGCATTGATGAACACGAAACAAGGGGTTGGGTGATGCGCGGTAAACGAAGCGGAGCCTTCGCTTTGCTCCTTGCGGTTGCAATGTCAGTAAGCACATCGGCAGCGGCGCATGAAGATCACGATGCGCTCGGGGCCGGGCCAGGTGCTAACAGCGCAGTCGAGACTCAGAAAAAGGATGGAGCAGACGCTGGCGACGGCCACATGGGCATGGGCTCTATGTCGACCGTGGACATGAACATGGGCGGCCGCGACATCGCCGGCGACGACATGGACATGGGCGGCATGCACGAGGAGACCGCCAACAAGAACAAGAGTTTCGGTGAACGGCTTGTGAGCTGGCTGGGCCGGCTGCACACCATGGTCATTCATTTTCCCATCGCACTGTTCATCGGTGCGTTCGGGGTGGAGCTGTTCGGGTTGTGGCGCCGCAACCGCGACTATCAGCATGTCGCCCACATCATGTTGGTAGTCGGCGCGCTAGGCGCGATCGCGGCGGCGTTTCTGGGTTGGTTCGCGGGCGGGTTCTACCTGACCGATCGCAACCCGATCCTGATGACGCATCGCTGGCTCGGGACCTTGATCGCGGTCTTCGGCGTCGCGCTGGCTTGGATGCCAGCGCGCCACCGTAAGGTTCCCGAGCGGTCGCGGACGTTGTACTGGGTGGTGCTTGGCCTGATGACGCTCGCTATCTCCATCCAGGGATTCCTTGGCGGAACCTTCATGCACGGCGGAATATACCACTTGGCATTCTGA
- a CDS encoding copper resistance system multicopper oxidase, whose product MSRNLNRRDVMRGTAMLGGTLAMSAYLPAWAQPVSRGIAKPLPIVSGTEIALTIDRMKLVMDGITTPAIGVNGTVPAPLVRLKEGQKVRLAVTNNLDEDSSIHWHGLILPFQMDGVPGISFPGIKARSTFVYEFPVVQSGTYWYHSHSGEQEQGGLYGPIVIDPAGPDPIAFDREHVIVLSDHSEMTGEEIFRKLKQMGGAYFNYQRPTLSGLLAGREMRLKDRMEWGKMRMDPADIADVTGSTYTFLVNGFGPYDNWTGLFRPGERVRLRIVNAAAQTNFNVRIPDLPMTVVQADGQNVRPVTVDEFQIGVAETFDVIVTPEDRAYSFVSEAIDRSGMGRATLAPREGMIAPVPPLRPRTLLTMTDMGMDMSGMSGMEGMSGMADENPVAKRGPDPTLMQNASRNLWKLTGWKEPTDHGTKAVGAAMAGMAGMGGDQMSGAMPGMDHSQMAAGAAGMAGMDHGQMSSGGMAGMDHGSGGSMDMNMRNPKNAPGVKMGPGVQTISPMPKDRTGEPPQGLEDADHRVLTYRDLVALDRNPDVRAPSRQLEIHLTGNMERYMWGFDGQKMSDPADPIPFRKDERARVTLVNDTMMPHPIHLHGHFFELVTGHGDFAPRKHTVNVAPGGKMTFDVTADAPGDWAFHCHNLYHMTAGMMRVVTVRPMGEENRDAA is encoded by the coding sequence ATGAGCCGCAATCTGAACCGGCGCGACGTGATGCGCGGAACCGCCATGCTCGGCGGCACGCTGGCCATGTCGGCCTACCTGCCAGCTTGGGCGCAACCCGTGTCGCGCGGCATCGCCAAGCCGCTGCCGATCGTATCGGGCACGGAAATCGCCCTGACGATCGACCGGATGAAGCTGGTCATGGACGGAATTACAACGCCCGCGATCGGGGTGAACGGCACGGTCCCGGCGCCACTCGTCCGCCTCAAGGAGGGCCAGAAGGTCCGGCTCGCGGTGACCAACAATCTTGACGAGGATAGCTCGATCCACTGGCACGGCCTCATTCTGCCGTTCCAAATGGACGGCGTGCCGGGCATCAGTTTCCCCGGCATCAAGGCACGTTCGACTTTCGTGTACGAATTTCCAGTCGTGCAGTCAGGCACCTACTGGTACCACAGCCACTCGGGCGAGCAGGAGCAGGGCGGGCTCTACGGCCCCATCGTCATCGATCCCGCGGGACCCGACCCGATCGCATTCGACCGCGAGCATGTGATCGTCCTCTCCGACCATAGCGAAATGACGGGCGAGGAAATTTTCCGCAAGCTCAAGCAGATGGGCGGCGCCTATTTCAACTATCAGCGCCCGACGCTGAGCGGGCTGCTCGCCGGCCGCGAGATGCGCCTCAAGGATCGGATGGAATGGGGCAAGATGCGCATGGACCCGGCCGATATTGCGGATGTTACGGGGTCGACCTACACCTTCCTCGTCAATGGCTTTGGCCCTTACGACAACTGGACGGGCCTCTTCCGACCGGGCGAGCGGGTTCGGCTGCGCATCGTCAATGCTGCGGCGCAAACCAACTTCAACGTGCGCATCCCTGACTTGCCGATGACGGTGGTGCAGGCCGACGGCCAGAACGTCCGGCCGGTAACCGTGGACGAATTCCAGATCGGCGTCGCGGAAACCTTCGACGTGATCGTGACGCCCGAGGACCGCGCCTACAGCTTCGTTTCCGAGGCGATCGACCGATCCGGCATGGGGCGCGCGACACTGGCCCCGCGCGAGGGCATGATCGCCCCGGTCCCGCCGCTCCGCCCGCGCACGTTGCTGACCATGACCGACATGGGCATGGACATGAGCGGCATGAGCGGGATGGAGGGGATGTCCGGTATGGCGGACGAGAACCCGGTCGCAAAGCGCGGGCCGGATCCCACGTTGATGCAGAATGCCTCGCGCAACCTGTGGAAGCTCACCGGGTGGAAAGAGCCCACCGATCACGGAACGAAGGCGGTAGGCGCTGCGATGGCCGGCATGGCTGGGATGGGGGGCGACCAGATGAGCGGCGCTATGCCAGGGATGGACCATAGCCAAATGGCGGCGGGCGCTGCCGGGATGGCGGGCATGGACCATGGTCAGATGAGCAGCGGCGGCATGGCCGGGATGGATCATGGGTCAGGCGGCAGCATGGACATGAACATGCGCAACCCCAAGAACGCGCCCGGCGTCAAGATGGGGCCGGGAGTGCAGACCATCTCGCCGATGCCGAAGGACCGCACGGGCGAGCCGCCGCAGGGGCTGGAGGACGCGGATCATCGCGTGCTCACTTATCGCGATCTTGTCGCGCTCGACCGCAACCCGGACGTTCGCGCCCCGTCGCGTCAGTTGGAGATCCACCTGACGGGCAATATGGAGCGCTACATGTGGGGCTTTGACGGCCAGAAGATGAGCGACCCTGCCGACCCCATCCCGTTCCGCAAGGACGAGCGCGCGCGCGTCACCCTGGTCAATGACACGATGATGCCGCACCCAATTCATTTGCACGGCCACTTCTTCGAGCTGGTGACCGGACATGGCGACTTCGCGCCTCGCAAGCACACGGTGAATGTGGCGCCCGGCGGTAAGATGACATTCGACGTAACGGCCGATGCGCCCGGCGACTGGGCGTTCCACTGCCACAATCTTTATCACATGACCGCGGGGATGATGCGTGTCGTGACGGTTCGCCCGATGGGCGAGGAGAACCGCGATGCAGCCTAA